The Caloenas nicobarica isolate bCalNic1 chromosome 28, bCalNic1.hap1, whole genome shotgun sequence genome window below encodes:
- the LOC135999327 gene encoding protein arginine N-methyltransferase 5-like, which produces MGPPPGIYGAAPRIPWGSPPPSPRPPRRLESWRQEAWGARVRVVARDMRGWAPPERADLLVSELLGSFGDNELAPECLDGAGGCLKPGGVSIPGSYCSFLAPVCSPKLHTEVRGCREPDRHPQAQFETPYVVRLHNFHQLAPPQRCFRFRHPNPDPNPDNNRFRRLSFHVGINTVLHGFAGYFETTLYGDITLSIHPETHSPGMFSWFPIFFPIKQPMAVRAGEEVGVAFWRRATPRKVWYEWAVTAPACSALHNPAGRSYTIGL; this is translated from the exons ATGGGGCCGCCCCCCGGAATCTATGGGGCAGCCCCCCGGATCCCATGGGGCAgccccccaccctccccccgccccccccgcaggctggagagctggcgGCAGGAGGCGTGGGGCGCGCGGGTGCGCGTGGTGGCGCGGGACATGCGGGGCTGGGCGCCCCCCGAGCGCGCCGACCTGCTGGTGTCCGAGCTGCTCGGCTCCTTCGGCGACAACGAGCTGGCGCCAGAGTGCCTggacggggcggggggctgcCTCAAGC CGGGGGGCGTCTCCATCCCCGGCTCCTATTGCTCGTTCCTCGCCCCCGTTTGCTCCCCCAAACTCCACACCGAGGtgcggggctgccgggagcCCGACCGGCACCCGCAg GCGCAGTTCGAGACCCCGTACGTGGTGCGGCTGCACAACTTCCACCAGCTGGCGCCGCCCCAGCGCTGCTTCCGCTTCCGCCACCCCAACCCAG ACCCCAACCCCGACAACAACCGTTTCCGGCGCCTGTCGTTCCACGTCGGGATCAACACCGTCCTGCACGGCTTCGCCGGCTACTTTGAGACCACGCTCTATGGGGACATCACGCTGA GTATCCACCCGGAAACGCACTCGCCGGGGATGTTTTCCTGGTTCCCCATTTTCTTCCCCATCAAG CAGCCAATGGCGGTGCGGGCCGGGGAGGAGGTGGGCGTGGCCTTCTGGCGCCGGGCCACGCCCCGCAAGGTGTGGTACGAGTGGGCCGTCACCGCCCCCGCCTGCTCCGCGCTGCACAACCCGGCCGGCCGCTCCTACACCATCGGCCTCTGA